In Musa acuminata AAA Group cultivar baxijiao chromosome BXJ2-3, Cavendish_Baxijiao_AAA, whole genome shotgun sequence, the following proteins share a genomic window:
- the LOC135607502 gene encoding uncharacterized protein LOC135607502 isoform X1 translates to MVLYYLQVLMDLLNTVCIDAHGITWVDDSKATNVESTLTGLKGLKEHNAVVLLGGVAKALNDRESNGFEQLIDDLKHHKGVITFGSSGAMIQKTLCDGGLEVPCVRAMNLKQAVDIAKNMATYGLAFFSLKHTCSLYQEPKLSSFGHFAFFLPIKRFRCK, encoded by the exons ATGGTTTTATATTATTTGCAAGTTTTGATGGATTTGCTAAATACAGTTTGCATAGATGCACATGGAATAACATGGGTGGATGACAGCAAGGCAACAAATGTTGAATCAACCTTGACAGGATTAAAGGGTTTAAAAGAACATAATGCTGTTGTTCTTCTTGGTGGTGTTGCAAAG GCTTTGAATGATCGAGAATCCAATGGTTTTGAACAACTAATAGACGATCTTAAACACCACAAAGGTGTTATCACG TTTGGATCATCAGGTGCAATGATCCAGAAAACACTCTGTGATGGTGGTCTAGAAGTTCCTTGTGTCAGAGCCATGAATCTTAAACAAGCTGTGGATATTGCCAAAAACATGGCAACATATGGTTTGGCTTTTTTCTCTTTGAAGCATACTTGTAGTCTTTATCAGGAACCAAAGTTGTCTAGTTTTGGACATTTTGCCTTTTTCCTTCCTATTAAAAGATTTAGGTGCAAGTAG
- the LOC135607502 gene encoding uncharacterized protein LOC135607502 isoform X2: MVLYYLQVLMDLLNTVCIDAHGITWVDDSKATNVESTLTGLKGLKEHNAVVLLGGVAKALNDRESNGFEQLIDDLKHHKGVITFGSSGAMIQKTLCDGGLEVPCVRAMNLKQAVDIAKNMATYGGEKANESNQGPCSASVMISGANFLKSCP, translated from the exons ATGGTTTTATATTATTTGCAAGTTTTGATGGATTTGCTAAATACAGTTTGCATAGATGCACATGGAATAACATGGGTGGATGACAGCAAGGCAACAAATGTTGAATCAACCTTGACAGGATTAAAGGGTTTAAAAGAACATAATGCTGTTGTTCTTCTTGGTGGTGTTGCAAAG GCTTTGAATGATCGAGAATCCAATGGTTTTGAACAACTAATAGACGATCTTAAACACCACAAAGGTGTTATCACG TTTGGATCATCAGGTGCAATGATCCAGAAAACACTCTGTGATGGTGGTCTAGAAGTTCCTTGTGTCAGAGCCATGAATCTTAAACAAGCTGTGGATATTGCCAAAAACATGGCAACATATG GTGGTGAGAAAGCAAATGAGTCTAATCAG GGACCTTGCAGTGCAAGTGTAATGATCTCAGGTGCAAATTTCTTGAAATCATGCCCGTGA